A region from the Hevea brasiliensis isolate MT/VB/25A 57/8 unplaced genomic scaffold, ASM3005281v1 Scaf276, whole genome shotgun sequence genome encodes:
- the LOC131176919 gene encoding putative disease resistance protein RGA3, protein MADVLVSKVLEELISIVAREIEQEVRLVVGVKKEVQMLTTKFQFIKAVLVDAENRQVKDDAIKLWMQKLKNISYDMDDVLDEWTTAIQKSQIMGDERVWVKGRDQEQKAIVEKLLTGSSQTPSLHIISIVGMGGIGKTTLAKLVYNDDEVKTHFETRIWVCVSDPFDEIKIAKAILESLTNEAPNLHELQTILQNIRKSLEGKKFLLILDDLWEENSEKWVQLKNCLKCGSPGSRILVTTRKEIVASAIGCIDIHKKGQLSAEDSWFLFSQIAFLGWSSGEREPLEDIGKKIVSRCKGLPLAVKTLGSLLVTKKSKSEWQTIMDSEVWELENAEVYIFPHLWLSYNDLSPPLRQCFSYCAIFPKDHLMEKQKLIELWMAHGYIKETTKRDMERIGEEYFQNLASRSFFQDINMVDDFYDISYTCKMHNIVHDFAQYIRRDECFSMEVSSSVESSIESVSNEARYSRIVLAGKGSLPGYFYDAKKLRGLIAQFEGGFVATAVLSSFFNELTCLRSLDLSNCDIEEIPPTISQLIHLRQLDLSSNDHLKSLPETLCELYNLQALDVYDCYNLAKLPDGVGKLRSILSWGSRKSEPSSRIAYVIGPRKCGRHG, encoded by the exons ATGGCTGACGTTCTTGTTTCCAAAGTCTTGGAAGAACTAATTTCAATCGTTGCTCGTGAGATAGAACAAGAGGTGAGGCTCGTTGTGGGTGTCAAGAAAGAAGTTCAAATGCTGACTACCAAATTCCAGTTCATCAAGGCCGTGCTGGTGGATGCCGAGAATAGACAAGTGAAGGATGATGCGATCAAACTTTGGATGCAGAAGCTCAAAAACATTTCCTACGATATGGATGATGTGCTAGACGAGTGGACCACTGCAATTCAGAAATCCCAAATTATGGGAGATGAACGTGTTTGG GTCAAAGGTAGAGACCAAGAACAAAAAGCAATAGTGGAGAAGTTGTTGACGGGGAGTAGCCAAACACCAAGCCTCCACATCATCTCTATAGTAGGAATGGGGGGGATTGGAAAAACTACTTTGGCCAAATTAGTCTACAACGATGATGAGGTGAAAACCCATTTCGAAACGAGAATATGGGTTTGTGTCTCGGATCCCTTTGATGAGATTAAGATTGCCAAGGCGATCCTTGAATCTCTCACAAATGAGGCTCCAAATTTACATGAATTGCAAACTATACTGCAAAACATACGCAAATCTCTAGAGGGGAAGAAGTTTCTTCTCATACTTGATGATTTGTGggaagaaaattctgaaaaatgggTACAATTGAAAAATTGTCTCAAATGTGGTTCACCAGGAAGTAGAATTTTGGTGACCACACGAAAGGAGATTGTTGCAAGTGCGATAGGTTGCATTGACATTCACAAAAAAGGACAATTGTCCGCAGAAGATTCTTGGTTTCTATTTAGTCAAATTGCATTTTTGGGATGGAGCAGTGGAGAGCGTGAGCCATTGGAGGACATAGGTAAGAAAATTGTAAGCAGGTGCAAAGGATTGCCTCTTGCAGTGAAGACTCTAGGAAGTCTTTTGGTCACCAAAAAATCCAAAAGTGAGTGGCAAACCATCATGGATAGTGAGGTGTGGGAACTAGAAAATGCTGAAGTTTATATTTTTCCCCATTTATGGCTTAGTTATAATGATTTGTCCCCACCATTGAGGCAATGTTTTTCTTACTGTGCCATTTTCCCCAAGGACCACTTGATGGAAAAACAAAAACTGATAGAGTTATGGATGGCACATGGTTATATTAAGGAAACAACAAAAAGAGACATGGAGAGAATTGGTGAGGAGTATTTTCAGAATTTAGCTTCACGCTCTTTCTTCCAAGATATCAACATGGTTGACGATTTCTATGACATTTCATATACATGTAAAATGCATAACATAGTGCATGATTTTGCCCAGTATATCAGGAGGGATGAATGTTTTAGCATGGAGGTTAGTAGCTCTGTTGAGTCAAGTATAGAATCTGTCAGTAATGAAGCACGTTATTCGAGGATAGTGCTTGCAGGAAAAGGCTCGTTACCGGGCTACTTTTATGATGCAAAGAAACTACGCGGCCTCATAGCTCAGTTCGAAGGAGGTTTTGTGGCCACTGCAGTGCTATCTAGTTTTTTCAATGAATTAACTTGTTTGAGATCTTTAGATCTAAGCAATTGTGACATTGAAGAAATCCCACCAACAATAAGCCAATTGATACATTTGAGGCAACTTGACTTGTCTTCTAATGATCATCTGAAGTCGTTGCCTGAAACATTGTGTGAATTATATAATTTGCAAGCCTTAGATGTTTATGATTGTTATAATTTGGCAAAGTTGCCCGATGGTGTTGGAAAACTC AGAAGCATTCTCTCTTGGGGATCTAGAAAGTCTGAACCTTCTTCAAGGATTGCTTATGTTATCGGGCCTAGGAAATGTGGACGACATGGATGA
- the LOC110634075 gene encoding uncharacterized protein LOC110634075, translating to MASKTLIRTGASLMNRMFLSNPILHQNPKANAQIVSHSFQITPQLFSSPSKLQTTYDLPQNDAYSVSNLAKEEFFHPFGLPSLRFFLPDGDSSSEPMLLFPKRTFQPSLIRRKRNHGFFAR from the exons ATggcgtccaaaaccctaattcgaaCCGGAGCTTCACTGATGAACCGCATGTTCTTATCGAATCCGATTCTCCACCAAAACCCTAAGGCCAATGCTCAAATTGTATCTCACAGCTTTCAAATCACTCCTCAGCTATTTTCTTCTCCCTCTAAATTGCAAACCACTTACGATTTGCCCCAAAATGATGCCTATTCCGTTAGTAATCTTGCCAAAGAAGAGTTTTTCCATCCCTTTGGTCTCCCTTCTCTTCGCTTCTTCTTGCCGGAcg GTGATTCATCAAGTGAGCCAATGCTCTTATTCCCTAAAAGGACATTCCAACCCAGCCTCATCAGGCGTAAGAGAAATCATGGTTTCTTTGCGCGGTAA
- the LOC131168952 gene encoding putative disease resistance protein RGA3 yields the protein MADVLVSKVLEELISIVVREIEQEVRLIVGVKKEVQMLTTKFQLIKAVLVDAENRQVKEDAIKLWMQTLKNISYDMDDVLDEWTTAIQKSQIMGDERVSAENKRKVRCLICFSCFRCREVGVRRDIAVKIKDLNAELDIIVDQQRAFNFVSFQEETKQVERFTTTSFIDVAEVKGRDQEQKAIMKKLLTESSQTPSLHIISIVGMGGIGKTTLAKLVYNDDEVKTHFETRIWVCVSDPFDEIKIAKAILESLTNEAPNLHELQTILQNIRKSLEGKKFLLILDDVWEENSAKWVQLKDCLKCGSPGSRILVTTRKEIVASAIGCIEIHKIGQLSAEDSWFLFSQIAFFGWSSGEREPFEHIGKKIVSRCKGLPLAVKTLGSILVTKKSKSEWQTIMYSEVWELENAEVDIFPHLWLSYNDLSPPLRQCFSYCAIFPKDHLMEKRKLIELWMAHGYIKETTKKDMERIGEEYFQNLASRSFFQDINIVDDFYDISYTCKMHDIVHDFAQYIRRDECFSMEVSSSVESSKESVSNEARYSRMVLAGKGSLPGYFYDAKKLRGLIAQFEGGFVVTAVLSSFFNELTCLRSLDLSNCDIEEIPPTISQLIHLRQLDLSFNDHLKSLPETLCELYNLQTLDAHGN from the exons ATGGCTGACGTTCTTGTTTCCAAAGTCTTGGAAGAACTAATTTCAATCGTTGTTCGTGAGATAGAACAAGAGGTGAGGCTCATTGTGGGTGTCAAGAAAGAAGTTCAAATGCTGACTACCAAATTCCAGCTCATCAAGGCCGTGCTGGTGGATGCCGAGAATAGACAAGTGAAGGAGGATGCGATCAAACTTTGGATGCAGACTCTCAAAAACATTTCCTACGATATGGATGATGTGCTAGACGAGTGGACCACTGCAATTCAGAAATCCCAAATTATGGGAGATGAACGTGTTTCAGCTGAGAATAAGAGGAAGGTACGCTGCTTAATCTGCTTCTCTTGCTTTCGTTGTAGAGAAGTTGGTGTACGTCGTGATATTGCTGTCAAGATTAAAGATCTTAATGCAGAATTAGATATCATTGTTGATCAACAGCGTGCGTTCAACTTTGTTAGTTTTCAAGAGGAAACTAAACAAGTTGAGCGATTTACAACTACATCTTTCATTGATGTAGCAGAGGTCAAAGGTAGAGACCAGGAACAAAAAGCAATAATGAAGAAGTTGTTGACTGAGAGTAGCCAAACACCAAGCCTCCACATCATCTCTATTGTAGGGATGGGGGGAATTGGAAAAACTACTTTGGCCAAATTAGTCTACAACGATGATGAGGTGAAAACCCATTTCGAAACGAGAATATGGGTTTGTGTATCGGATCCCTTTGATGAGATTAAGATTGCCAAGGCGATCCTTGAATCTCTCACAAATGAGGCTCCAAATTTGCATGAATTGCAAACTATACTGCAAAACATACGCAAATCTCTGGAGGGGAAGAAGTTTCTTCTCATACTTGATGATGTgtgggaagaaaattctgcaaaaTGGGTACAATTGAAAGATTGTCTCAAATGTGGTTCGCCAGGAAGTAGAATTTTGGTGACCACACGTAAGGAGATTGTTGCAAGTGCGATAGGTTGCATTGAGATACACAAAATAGGACAATTGTCCGCAGAAGATTCTTGGTTTCTATTTAGTCAAATTGCATTTTTTGGATGGAGCAGTGGAGAGCGTGAGCCATTCGAACACATTGGTAAGAAAATTGTAAGCAGGTGCAAAGGATTGCCTCTTGCAGTGAAGACTCTAGGAAGTATTTTGGTCACCAAAAAATCCAAAAGTGAGTGGCAAACCATCATGTATAGTGAGGTGTGGGAACTAGAAAATGCTGAAGTTGATATTTTTCCCCATTTATGGCTTAGTTATAATGATTTGTCCCCACCATTGAGGCAATGTTTTTCTTATTGTGCCATTTTCCCCAAGGACCATTTGATGGAAAAACGAAAACTGATAGAGTTGTGGATGGCACATGGTTATATTAAGGAAACAACAAAAAAAGACATGGAGAGAATTGGTGAGGAGTATTTTCAGAATTTAGCTTCACGCTCTTTCTTCCAAGATATCAACATAGTTGACGATTTCTATGACATTTCATATACATGTAAAATGCATGACATAGTGCATGATTTTGCCCAGTATATTAGGAGGGATGAATGTTTTAGCATGGAGGTTAGTAGCTCTGTTGAGTCAAGTAAGGAATCTGTCAGTAATGAAGCACGTTATTCGAGGATGGTGCTTGCAGGAAAAGGCTCATTACCGGGCTACTTTTATGATGCAAAGAAACTACGCGGCCTCATAGCTCAGTTCGAAGGAGGTTTTGTGGTCACTGCAGTGCTATCTAGTTTTTTCAATGAATTAACTTGTTTGAGATCTTTAGATCTAAGCAATTGTGACATTGAAGAAATCCCACCAACAATAAGCCAATTGATACATTTGAGGCAACTTGACTTGTCTTTTAATGATCATCTGAAGTCGTTGCCTGAAACATTGTGTGAATTATATAATTTGCAAACCTTAGATGCTCATG GAAATTAG